One Ostrea edulis chromosome 6, xbOstEdul1.1, whole genome shotgun sequence genomic window, gacgggtatatatatatgcaaggtgaatataacgaacagcgatcaatctcataactcctataagcaatacaaaatagatagttgggcaaacacggacccctggacacaccagaggtgggatcaggtgcctaggaggcgtgagcatcccctgtcgaccggtcaaatccgtcgtgagccctatatcttgatcaggtaaacggagttatccatagtcaaaatcagtcaaaatccatatatataattttatgcgCTTGACAGTAAATAGGGGCCCAGTCAGGAAACCGCCTTTAGAAAGTCCAGtgtacttgcagctgtctcataTCTGGCTgcataattcaaaataacacAACTCGTTTACTGTTCCTTTATTTTTAATCACGAGTTACATTTTGCTTTACTCACTAATGACAAGCAAATTTCATATTAGTTATCTCTTTCGCATATGAAACTACGTTTATAAGTGCATATGATATCTCCCCAATAAACCATTTTTTTGTCTTGACTAAAATAGCACAGGCACCTTTCTGTTGTTGGCCTATTGGGCTCCGATGGATGAAAGAATGTATATCCaactttttcattggttgattcCCATCTCCAATCACCAACCTTCCTCAGGGTGTTCCCACCAATCCACAAATACCATGTTTTGTCTGCAATAAATGAAACGGTTTATTTTGGTCTCATTATGTAATGtacatttcatgaaaatcgatcttacattgtaaaataaaacaagaatattcAAAGCATCATAATGGCGCTCTATGTCATCGCCCAAGATTCCTTCTTACCTCACCGTTCCTCACGCATAATACTTGTGTATTTGTTATGTCAATATAATATTTCTTAATGACGCAATCGCATATAAAGCTTATGTAACTTTATCGTATACTTTATAACTACAATACATGCCCGCAAATATATGGGTTTTTCCATTCTCTATGACAACATAATGATAATGTTTTCTTAGTATTAGATACGATTtctatatattacattattCAATAGACCATattatgcaaagtgaagataacgaacagtgatcaatctcataactcctacaagcaatacaaaatagatagttgggcaaacacggacccctgcacacaccagaggtgggatcaggtgcctaggaggagtaagcattccctgttgaccggtcacacccgccgtgagccccatatcctgatcaggtaaacggagttatccgcagtcaaaatcagtgtgccaagaacggcttaacaatcggtatgaaacacgtcagacagcatttgacccaatgcgaggttgtattgacgaactagatcgttataacgaccatagaatttgcgaaatgctgacttcaatcgagactgttgaaatccctgtaccatcaacttgtttgtcagtagcttacctcgatttaaaaactgactatacccagaacaagttcttgcatatcgaatcagttgagatatataaacaccatatgcaggtgataatggaatattgctacataaatgtgggaagttgacgatggagaagctgaaatcaccccgtttgtcatacagttgagttgttagtttgccgttaatgtctactttcaataaaatatctaagtatgaagcagaagtggacgactctgtggtgtcctttatttcgagctcacagggatatatcaaatcgacatatgaatgaaagctatctttgttaatagacaaaacgtcatcgatatatctaaaagtcgaattgaaggtcacagcgagagatttgttcttctcacgtagaagtttttgaataaattctgcttcatatgaatataaaaacaggtcagctaacaaaggagcacaattcgtgcccatgggaattccaacagactgttggaagacctgatcaccaaagaccacgaagatattgtcaatgaggaactctagcatattttttatttcaacttcagagtacttgtgcgtggaatcagagtggtgtttaacaaagtaaggttttgaatgactgatcactagatatgaatatttccgttttccgtttttgttgaagaagcaactgtctatgatgtcaaaaattctagtctttaatttatcgtgaggaatggtcgtgtatagtgttgaaaagtcataggttttaatgctattgatttggggaaaattctgtgatttcaagtttactaaaagttctttagaattttttagaatccacttttgattaacaccacttctggcatatgtagtcgcacagtaagtttgaagtttctccttcacagctgttagcattttcgtgaggaggtgtatgtatgtatatatatatatatatatatatatatatatatatatatatatatatatgcattcgTCAGAGTATTTAATTCGGTACGATTCTAATCTGTTAATGATTCGAAAATCATTTATGTTCaatgcccaactgtctattttgtattggttgtaggagttatgagattgatcacttttcgttatcttcaccttttatcaaTACTAatgatgtatttttttcaattattttcctatgtaAAATCTTATCACTttacattttgttgtttttacaaTACCAAATCTTCAAACCTGAAGGTATACGGAATGTAATGTGGTCAGCTGTATTTCTATCTCATGCTTTCATGCCACGTGTGTGACTGTCACACTTTTAGTTTGTGTTCAATATCTAATACTAGGAATCAAGTTTTGTGTGGATACAACACACATCATGTAAAATTGGCAGTTAATCTTACTTAGAGCAAAGATCTGTTGAATGATCCAGTCATCTTCCGTTGGTGTCTCCACTCTGGCAAGATACGAGTTGTTCTTATTGCACTCCACCTATACAGAAGATGATATGAATCTTTCCATTGTATGTTTGAATCATCTTTTTTTGCGAACAATGCAAATTCTGTATCATGCTATCACGTACACTGATATAAGTGAGATGAGAATTAGTTATTAGGTATGTCATCATTTTAAACAGACATATTTTTAAGATCAATTAAGTCTGAGCAAATAAATAATCTCAGTTTTCGTCCCTCCCTTTTATCTCCTCCTTTTCTATCAACACTCCATACATACCTTGCTTTCAAACCACGTTTTTGTGTCCAACCCAAACATATAGCAATGCTTTTGAAATTCTACCCATGGGTGGAGACACTTGCTTTCAGTGAAACCTGCAAACAATGTACCAGAAACAGTTAAATGGTTGTGTCATGTGTTCACTTTGTAAACGAAATAATTCAAATGTAGacaaaatattcaaatgtaGACAGACTTTCTAAAAACCAGCAGAAACCCATTAAAGCTGTTATTGATGGAAATGATTTGTTTGACAGAATAAGATTTTGATTAGTTGGAAATTCCTTTTGCACATTGTTTGTTGGTTGGTTTACGTTTCTTCGCGAATTCGTCACTCACATTAAGACGTTCCCAGCTGTAGGTAAAGTGGCACAAATTTAGACACAACAATACGGTATGGTTAATGAGTGGTTGTTGTGGTGCCAACATCCTCCGCGACACTTCATCTCGGTTTTTAAGCCTATACGAAATACCTGCAAGTTTGCTTCTAAATGTCGAGGGTTTGATGTAGTGGCTACCTATTTCAAGTCTTAAGTTTGGCGATGCCACGATACAAAAGGGCCTTGAACCTCTGGCCTTCCGGTTAGAAAGCGATTGAATCCTCTATATTCGCCGAACCACTGCGACATATATATCCTCTGTTGTAAGTACTTACACCAGATTCTACAAATTCATGATAACCTTGTTGTGACTATCATATAGGGGAATTCAGAAAACTCTGAAAGTTCTTGTTAGATATTGTTAGACTGATCTTCAAGATAAACATTTGGGGACATGACCAACAGATTTCTGTCATAATATAACGTGGGGCCTGTTCATGACCAAATCTTGCATTTATCTTTGTTAATACTAATCATTTGGGGGTTCTCTGGACCGTAGTTGAACCGCCTTCAAGAAAATATCTAATAACACCTGAGGTAAATCCTTGTCGATTTCATCAAGTTTTGTTTTGCTCTTTTCTTATAAGTAACAGTCTGGTACGTCTCTGAATGTCGTTCACTTCCGGtactgttatttttttttttagcaaaacGCGATAGAAAGGTCGTTGGTTGTCAATCTCAAGTTTTTGAAATAGTGTCGCAAAAGATTACCCATTGTGAATTACTtacaaatgaattgatattttagtAGAAAATTATCGCATATGACAAGCATTCGAAAAGCTCAATAGTATAGGACGCCACAGGGGATCCCAAGCCATGTTTTATATACAATTCATTTCATATTGGGATGTCAagatggttgattgattgattgtatgaaaggtgaagataacgaacagtgatcaatctcataactcctattagcaatagaaaatagagagttgggcaaacacggacccctagacacaccagaagtgggatcaggtgcctaggaggagtaagcatcctctgtcgaccggtcacacctgtcgtgagccctacatcttgatcaggtaaacggtgttatccgtagtcaaaatcagtgtgccaagaacggtctaacaatcagtatgaaacacgtcagacagcatttgacccaatgataggttgtattggcaaactagatcgttattacgaccatagaacttgtatatattatttaacctccctctcgagaaattttcactcatacgaagacgtcactattgccagtgaagggctgcaaaatttaggcctatgcacggcgcttatggcctttgggCAGGGAGGTATTTTTTTcttgccacacttactgtgacacgggacctcggtttttgcggtctcatccgaaggaccgtcccatttagtcgcctcttacgacaagcaaggtgtactTAGGACCTCTTGTAATCTGGGATCAGGATTAATATCATGatttatataaaacatgaagTGAAAGACCGCTATGACTTTCCATAATTTAGAGTCTATTTCATGTGTAAGTCTTTACCTAATTTAACGAAGTACCAAAAATCTCTCTTTCGAGAAATATCTGTTCGCATGCATTACATGTTTACACTTTTTTTACTCCacataaaattttgattaaGATAAGATTATTTTGACAGGTTAATAACTGTTGACCGGCTGATGGATTACAATCTTTCCATCCAGTGACCTCGATCAATCTGTTGATTACCTGAATATTTTGGTTTATGAGATTCTAAAGCAGTCCTGATAAAATGAAGCGCAAGAAAACAAATACAAACTGAGTTCTCGGACAACAGATGTTTTTTGACCCACAGAAACACACTGAAAAAAATAACTAGTAAAATACACTAAGCAAACCAGTAAAACTACTGTCCATACAATCACTACTTTAAAAGTAGTTTTTACTAGGTGTTAAGTAAGTTTACTATTTGTTAACTAGTAATTTAACTAATCAGACAGTAAAATATTACTTCAGTCAATAGTAAATATTAGTATGCATTCAGTAGATTTACTAATTTTCCATTAATGTATTGCATTGCCAAAATTACTAGCATTCTAGGAATTCAACTGATAGGACAAGTAAAATCGCCGTTAATCCTTCAAAAAATTGAATACAGAAGATAACATCAAGAACTTTAATCTGAAGTTAAAAGTCGACATGATCTTCTGGTCAATCTTGATTACGATGGGGGATGTATCTTCTGTGGAATTTCTTGGACCTGTAATAAGGATTTCTCAAACTTTTCTTTACACAGGATTGCCAAACAGTCATCAGCatctaaataaacaaaaacagaacAGTGTGTTTAAATGTATGAAGTTgcatattaaaaaatatcaagcTGTGTTTAGGATTTCTAATAAATAAACatcaagaataaaaaaaaaaaaaaacagtcaTAAGTTCAATGACAAACCTTTTAAGTCAATGTTCCCTCTCCAGCATCCCAATAAAAATGGCGTCTCGCAGAGTAGACCTTGCTGCAGTTTTCGCGGGCAACACGGGTCACGAtgtttatgacgtcatatttctAGTTACATCACTATCTTGCTTAGTAAATACATTACTTACTAGTCATGAGCAAGTCTTTACGAGGCATCCTAGTTAAATTAACTATGTATTTTTTTCAGTGCAGACCCGTTCTGCGGTTGAAGAAAAACTGCTGTTGACCAATATTTAATcaagtcaataactgtatactgtgaaagtggttatttacgctgggcgttaaagctgacatgaattaataaatatagtgttattctatatgtccgccatatttctctgctaatccgccatatcagttagatattctattgttatatgtatcagggttcgcatggtatataaggggacgagttttgctacgcttcacttcacatcagtgtcttcaatttacctgtgcgggtagcttcgacaggtaacacgtacagctccgatactaatttataagacatcaagaagaaatgaaatcacgttttgaaacaccacgcagtgctcaaaattacaataaacatatcgtacagtattaaatcattctaaaagctttggataaataaatatagaatgccttttctttacttgaatgtgcgtacatttgcagtaaatatgtcaaagcTATACAAAAACGGGgagaaatattttatctattatctattgataaaatggaataagcaaagggtatataatctataccattcacacttacttcaaacaaaatgcaaatatataaatactacaGTACTTATAAAGATTACATGGTCATGTATGCTagccatgaaaaagcatcgaatgcggacgactatttacctgggtctactcgtaatatctgtaaaagaccgcagatgtacgtgtacacttgtcgaaaatactctaagtagtagtaaaactagcataatccatgaaacaaaacgatataCTTCATTTGTATCCCAACAGTAAATaccattgtccattgtacagtctgcgacacacttagcccgtgccgatcagctatcttcaatcaggggaagtatcagagtataatatttaccctgtattgtgcatgaatccttataccgtatgcTTTACTGGtaagagtattgcagatttataaataaggaaatcatttaggtacataaattgtttgtgcatagataatttgcaaatacaacactgtacgaggttatcctgcaacatacacgaaaatgcgatcattatttcttaaatagaAACAAGATTTACTTATCAGTTTTAAAAATCAGGACATACGTGATGCAGGAGAAAAGGGTAAAGCTTGTGATATGCATTCTGAAGAACATGGAACCTTTGTTTCTGGATTTCTGGAAAGTGAA contains:
- the LOC125646020 gene encoding perlucin-like protein, which encodes MFFRMHITSFTLFSCITYVLIFKTGFTESKCLHPWVEFQKHCYMFGLDTKTWFESKVECNKNNSYLARVETPTEDDWIIQQIFALNKTWYLWIGGNTLRKVGDWRWESTNEKVGYTFFHPSEPNRPTTERCLCYFSQDKKMVYWGDIICTYKRSFICERDN